A window of the Arenibacter algicola genome harbors these coding sequences:
- a CDS encoding MFS transporter — MGVVAKIGIKDFSRSAKILILTNLVYAFVMPVIDIFVASYIMRNSNDPSKVMLYQLAIYTGIPITFYINGYLLNRVNIKRLFSLGMLLSGVSMVFMMSLKEISYSGLVSAGLIMGMSFGLYWSNRDYLVLATTSDRTRNFYYGLDTFFYTTTAVLVPIVIGWYLMTGNGSTNEGVNSGYKVVTVAVFIFTIIASIIFHFGTYEKPKNEKFLYFKFHKLWNKMLQMALLKGLAQGFIVTAPAILMMKFFASEGALGTAQSIGAIIAAIIMLILGKLSKPKHRHIIFSFGLICFFLASLFNALLFSSIGVIIFIFLLLIARPILDIAYFPIQLKVIDLLSELENRNEFAYILNHEFGLYVGRLIGAGTFLGIAFFGDADIALRYALLIIGTLQLLAIVIAKQLLTQQNKLENENI, encoded by the coding sequence ATGGGAGTTGTTGCTAAAATTGGAATAAAGGATTTTTCAAGGAGTGCTAAAATATTGATCCTAACAAATTTGGTCTATGCATTTGTTATGCCTGTTATAGATATTTTTGTGGCATCCTACATCATGAGGAACTCCAATGATCCATCAAAGGTGATGTTGTATCAATTGGCCATATATACGGGTATACCCATTACTTTTTATATTAACGGGTATTTACTTAACCGTGTAAACATTAAAAGATTATTTTCTTTGGGGATGTTGCTAAGCGGGGTATCCATGGTTTTTATGATGTCGCTAAAAGAGATTTCTTATTCAGGATTGGTTTCGGCTGGACTTATAATGGGGATGTCTTTTGGTCTTTATTGGTCCAATAGGGATTATCTAGTACTTGCGACTACATCGGATAGAACTAGAAATTTTTATTATGGACTTGACACGTTCTTTTATACCACCACCGCAGTTTTGGTACCTATTGTTATAGGATGGTATCTAATGACTGGCAATGGTAGTACTAATGAAGGGGTAAATTCAGGATATAAGGTTGTAACGGTTGCTGTCTTTATTTTTACCATTATTGCTTCAATTATTTTTCATTTTGGAACCTACGAAAAGCCGAAGAACGAGAAGTTCCTGTATTTCAAGTTTCATAAACTTTGGAATAAAATGCTCCAAATGGCCTTGTTAAAAGGGTTGGCCCAGGGTTTTATAGTTACGGCCCCAGCCATTTTAATGATGAAATTTTTTGCATCGGAAGGGGCATTGGGCACGGCCCAATCCATAGGAGCAATAATAGCAGCCATTATAATGCTTATTTTAGGGAAATTATCCAAGCCAAAGCACCGCCACATTATTTTTAGTTTTGGTCTAATATGTTTCTTTTTGGCTTCCTTGTTCAATGCCTTATTGTTTAGTTCCATTGGAGTGATCATTTTTATATTTCTACTTTTGATCGCTAGACCTATTTTGGATATAGCCTATTTTCCAATTCAACTTAAAGTTATTGATTTACTTTCCGAACTGGAGAACAGAAACGAATTTGCCTATATACTAAATCATGAATTTGGATTGTACGTGGGCAGGCTTATAGGAGCTGGTACATTCCTAGGTATCGCATTTTTTGGTGATGCCGATATCGCTTTACGATATGCTCTATTAATAATAGGGACATTGCAACTATTGGCCATAGTAATTGCAAAACAATTATTAACGCAACAAAATAAACTAGAAAATGAAAATATTTAA
- a CDS encoding sulfatase, producing MKHSIHHAIIVVLAIIYSIHSCKSPKENEPNKALPNIVLINVDDLGWKDLGFMGSEYYETPHLDALAKEGMVFYNAYAGAANCAPSRACLLSGLNTPRHGVYTVSPSDRGNPKTRKLIPIKNTDHLNDSIYTLPHMLKSAGYITGSFGKWHVGNDPKEQGIDVNVGGSARGNPGSGGYFSPYKIDHITNGPDGEYLTDRITKEAISFVEKYKDTTFFLYLPYYTVHTPIMGKEELIEKFKDKKGSNGQNRADYAAMVASMDENVGKLLSTLKANGLEKNTLVIFTSDNGGIRAISEQNPLRAGKGSYYEGGIRVPLLIKWPGKIEPNSSSATRVSNLDFYPTLQNIVSPEKKALLLDGIDLKPIFEDKTQVERDLFFHFPIYLQEYQGLQDGSRDPLFRTRPGSVVISGDWKLHEYFEDGALELYHLIDDPSEENNVAEQNPDKTQELRKKLMEWRATTNAKVPSQSNPEYDAAFEQQKIKEKSLR from the coding sequence ATGAAGCACTCAATACATCACGCCATTATTGTCGTTTTGGCAATAATCTATTCCATACACTCCTGCAAATCCCCCAAAGAGAACGAGCCAAACAAGGCTCTTCCCAATATAGTTCTAATAAATGTAGATGATTTGGGCTGGAAGGATTTAGGGTTTATGGGCAGTGAGTATTATGAAACACCCCATTTGGACGCTTTGGCAAAAGAAGGTATGGTATTTTACAATGCTTACGCAGGAGCTGCAAATTGCGCCCCCAGCCGCGCCTGCCTCCTATCCGGACTTAATACTCCGCGTCACGGCGTTTATACTGTGAGCCCTTCGGATAGAGGCAATCCAAAGACACGAAAACTTATTCCAATAAAAAACACAGACCACCTAAATGACAGCATATACACACTCCCCCACATGCTAAAGTCGGCCGGATATATTACCGGAAGTTTCGGGAAATGGCACGTAGGGAACGACCCTAAAGAACAGGGGATAGATGTAAATGTTGGCGGAAGTGCCAGAGGAAACCCAGGAAGCGGGGGCTACTTTTCGCCATATAAAATAGATCATATCACCAATGGCCCCGATGGGGAGTATTTAACGGACCGCATTACCAAAGAGGCCATCTCTTTTGTAGAAAAATACAAGGACACCACCTTTTTTCTCTACCTCCCCTACTATACCGTACATACCCCAATTATGGGGAAAGAGGAACTGATTGAAAAATTTAAGGACAAAAAGGGATCCAATGGACAAAATAGGGCCGATTATGCCGCTATGGTGGCCTCTATGGATGAAAACGTGGGCAAACTACTTTCCACACTAAAAGCAAACGGACTGGAAAAGAATACTTTGGTAATATTTACCTCGGACAATGGTGGAATCAGGGCCATATCCGAACAAAACCCCTTACGTGCAGGAAAAGGTTCTTATTATGAAGGAGGAATACGCGTACCTTTACTGATAAAATGGCCTGGAAAAATAGAACCCAATTCCAGCTCTGCCACCCGTGTAAGTAATCTGGACTTTTACCCCACCCTACAAAATATTGTAAGCCCAGAGAAAAAGGCTCTGCTACTGGACGGAATTGACCTTAAACCCATTTTTGAGGACAAAACCCAAGTGGAAAGGGACCTATTCTTTCATTTTCCTATCTACCTTCAGGAATACCAGGGTTTACAGGATGGTAGTCGCGACCCATTGTTCCGTACCCGTCCTGGCTCAGTAGTTATTTCGGGTGATTGGAAACTGCATGAATATTTTGAAGACGGCGCGTTGGAACTTTACCATTTAATAGATGACCCAAGTGAAGAAAATAATGTTGCCGAACAAAATCCGGATAAAACACAGGAACTCCGTAAGAAATTAATGGAATGGCGTGCCACAACCAATGCCAAGGTTCCAAGCCAAAGCAATCCAGAATACGATGCCGCTTTTGAACAACAGAAAATCAAAGAAAAAAGTCTGCGATAA
- a CDS encoding glycoside hydrolase family 130 protein produces MTDIANRYSENPLLSPKDLKPSNKNMLIECLLNPGTFEFNGKIGLLVRVAERTVKKDGLISVPFYNDFGKVEILDFKLDDPKLDASDARVINYDGVDYLTTISHLRLLFSDDGITFSELEEYPALFGEGEYESYGIEDCRVSKVDGVYYLTYTMVSPNGVGVGLRTTRDWKDFDKKGMIFSPHNKDCTIFEEKINNKFYALHRPSSPELGGNYIWIAESPDGIHWGNHKCISKTRTSKFDSKRLGAGASPIKTKDGWLAIYHGATEKNRYCLGALLLDLKDPSIVIARSEEPIMEPLAEYEKTGFFGNVVFTNGHLVNGDEISVYYGASDEHVCLATLSIESILKSLKK; encoded by the coding sequence ATGACAGATATTGCAAATAGATATAGTGAAAATCCATTATTGTCGCCCAAAGATTTAAAGCCAAGCAATAAGAATATGCTTATTGAATGTTTGCTTAATCCGGGGACATTCGAATTTAATGGAAAAATTGGACTACTAGTTCGTGTTGCCGAAAGAACTGTCAAAAAAGACGGTCTAATATCCGTCCCTTTTTATAACGATTTTGGAAAGGTAGAAATTTTGGATTTTAAGCTGGATGACCCCAAGTTGGATGCTTCAGATGCCAGGGTCATCAATTATGACGGAGTGGATTACCTAACTACCATTTCCCATCTTAGATTACTTTTTAGCGATGATGGAATAACATTCTCAGAGCTGGAGGAATATCCGGCACTGTTCGGTGAAGGGGAATACGAAAGTTATGGTATTGAAGACTGTAGGGTTTCAAAAGTTGATGGGGTCTATTACCTGACATATACCATGGTCAGCCCCAATGGGGTGGGTGTAGGGTTGAGAACTACCAGGGATTGGAAGGATTTTGATAAGAAAGGCATGATATTTAGTCCGCACAATAAGGACTGTACCATTTTTGAAGAAAAAATTAATAATAAGTTCTATGCGCTGCATAGGCCTAGTAGTCCGGAATTGGGCGGTAATTATATTTGGATAGCTGAATCGCCTGATGGTATTCATTGGGGAAATCACAAATGCATTTCCAAAACCAGAACCTCCAAATTTGATAGCAAAAGGCTAGGGGCTGGAGCCTCACCTATTAAAACCAAAGATGGGTGGTTGGCTATCTATCATGGGGCAACGGAAAAAAATAGATATTGTTTGGGGGCTTTGTTGCTGGATTTAAAGGATCCCTCAATTGTAATTGCAAGGTCTGAGGAACCTATAATGGAACCATTGGCCGAGTATGAAAAAACAGGTTTTTTTGGCAATGTAGTTTTTACCAACGGCCATTTGGTGAATGGGGACGAAATAAGTGTTTACTACGGAGCTTCGGATGAACACGTATGCCTGGCAACTCTTTCTATCGAATCAATACTAAAATCACTTAAGAAATAA
- a CDS encoding xanthine dehydrogenase family protein molybdopterin-binding subunit, whose amino-acid sequence MTAIPLTTRRKFIKDLGYISVGFTLFGACSGVEDPIMAARLDYDGKLPGSMGRAKTVNAWLELLEDGTIRVLSGKVELGQGIRTAIQQVAAEELDMDLEKVQIHLAETGVTPNEGYTGASASIQNSAMSVRYAAATARQELLLLASKKLNTAVDNLLLYNGLVKSKQNKESLTFAEILDGEQIEKEVMLPIPIKDNREHRYVGKAIPRPDIEEMVRGQSTYIQDLRFPGMVHARVVRPPGYTSQLISLDDTGLKSEVSGIIKTVRKGSFVGVITEREYQAVKAEQYLKDHSIWTAPIPFPKSENLYAHIKLIASSPETVKNEGDVAAAFEGNETLKATYTKPYIKHASMGPACGIAMFDGEILHIWSHSQGIYPMREALATMLNMEPDKIHITSVPGAGCFGHSTADDAAADAALLALQQPNTHVRVQWSRHDEHLWDPYGPAMITELEASLDKNNKINSWKTEVWTDSHSTRPNKDAGTVLAARYLENPYQMKSRGYLGGGHRNADPYYGIPNITVNAHYYDGPFRTSSLRSLGSFTNIFAIESFMDTLAEKAGQDPLEFRLNHLEDKRAIGVIQKVQALTSAQNNEDGKGIGYAFMRYKNTDAYIAVAAKVTVDKNNGNVGLIKMWAAVDVGEVINMDGLTNQIEGGMIQAASWTLKEEVTFNTTEITSTDWIKYPILKFSEVPEVEVAIINRPSEDAKGAGEVPVPPTAAAIANAIYNASAIRIYDLPITPEKILKS is encoded by the coding sequence ATGACAGCAATACCACTTACAACCAGAAGAAAATTTATCAAAGACTTGGGCTATATCAGCGTGGGATTTACATTGTTTGGAGCCTGCTCGGGTGTGGAAGACCCCATAATGGCCGCCCGACTAGATTATGATGGGAAACTACCAGGCAGCATGGGCCGTGCCAAAACCGTAAACGCCTGGTTGGAATTATTGGAGGATGGCACTATTAGGGTACTATCTGGAAAAGTAGAATTGGGACAGGGCATCCGCACTGCTATCCAGCAGGTGGCTGCCGAAGAACTGGATATGGATCTGGAGAAGGTACAAATTCATCTGGCAGAGACTGGTGTCACCCCTAATGAGGGCTATACCGGTGCCAGCGCTTCCATTCAGAACAGTGCCATGTCTGTTCGCTATGCAGCAGCTACAGCTAGACAGGAATTATTGCTCTTGGCGAGTAAAAAACTGAATACTGCTGTTGATAATCTATTGCTTTACAACGGCCTAGTTAAATCTAAACAAAACAAAGAATCCTTGACTTTTGCCGAGATACTTGATGGCGAACAGATAGAAAAAGAAGTAATGCTTCCAATTCCCATAAAAGACAACAGGGAACATCGCTATGTTGGCAAAGCCATACCAAGACCAGATATAGAAGAAATGGTAAGGGGGCAGTCGACCTACATTCAAGACCTACGCTTCCCCGGTATGGTGCATGCCAGAGTAGTGAGACCTCCGGGATATACTTCCCAACTGATTTCTTTGGATGACACCGGTTTAAAATCAGAAGTTTCAGGAATCATTAAAACGGTAAGAAAAGGAAGTTTTGTGGGCGTAATTACCGAAAGGGAATACCAAGCTGTAAAGGCAGAACAATATCTGAAGGACCACTCGATATGGACGGCCCCCATACCCTTCCCTAAATCTGAAAATCTCTACGCACATATTAAATTGATTGCCTCCAGCCCGGAAACAGTGAAAAACGAAGGTGATGTGGCAGCAGCATTTGAAGGCAATGAAACCCTTAAAGCAACATATACCAAACCCTATATTAAACACGCCTCTATGGGCCCCGCCTGTGGAATAGCGATGTTTGACGGTGAAATATTGCATATCTGGTCCCACAGTCAAGGAATATATCCCATGAGGGAAGCCCTGGCGACCATGTTGAATATGGAACCCGATAAAATTCATATTACGAGTGTCCCTGGAGCGGGGTGTTTTGGCCATAGCACTGCCGATGATGCCGCCGCCGATGCAGCACTATTGGCCCTGCAACAACCCAACACCCATGTTAGGGTACAATGGTCCAGACATGATGAGCACTTGTGGGATCCCTATGGTCCGGCCATGATCACCGAATTGGAAGCCAGTCTGGATAAAAACAATAAAATAAACTCGTGGAAAACCGAGGTGTGGACCGACTCCCATAGCACACGCCCGAACAAGGATGCCGGAACGGTATTGGCCGCCAGGTATTTGGAAAACCCATACCAGATGAAGTCGAGAGGGTATTTGGGAGGAGGACATAGAAATGCCGATCCATATTACGGCATTCCCAATATTACCGTGAATGCACACTACTATGATGGACCCTTTCGCACATCCTCTTTGCGTAGCCTAGGATCGTTTACCAATATTTTTGCCATAGAATCGTTTATGGACACTTTGGCCGAAAAGGCGGGCCAAGACCCCTTGGAATTCCGACTAAACCACTTGGAAGATAAAAGGGCCATAGGAGTAATCCAAAAAGTGCAAGCCCTTACCAGCGCACAAAATAACGAGGATGGCAAAGGGATTGGGTATGCCTTTATGAGGTATAAAAATACGGACGCCTATATTGCCGTTGCGGCCAAGGTTACGGTGGATAAAAATAACGGTAATGTGGGTCTTATTAAAATGTGGGCAGCTGTAGACGTAGGGGAGGTAATCAATATGGATGGACTCACCAATCAAATTGAAGGCGGGATGATCCAAGCAGCCAGCTGGACCCTAAAAGAGGAGGTAACGTTCAATACAACAGAAATAACTAGTACAGATTGGATAAAATATCCCATTCTAAAATTTTCTGAAGTCCCTGAAGTGGAGGTGGCCATTATAAACCGTCCAAGCGAAGACGCCAAAGGTGCCGGGGAAGTCCCCGTTCCGCCAACGGCTGCGGCAATAGCCAATGCCATCTATAATGCCTCTGCCATACGTATTTATGATCTACCGATAACGCCAGAGAAAATTTTGAAATCCTAA
- a CDS encoding arylsulfatase yields the protein MTKKFLHLGLLIFLISCAFACKNKGQLTEASKTDSTQENVAKPNIIYILADDLGYGDLSAYGQQKFTTPNIDKLARQGMLFTEHYSGSTVCAPSRSALLTGMHTGHTFVRGNKEIQPEGQYPIPDNTYTLAEAMKKAGYATGVFGKWGLGYPGSEGDPLNQGFDTFFGYNCQRLGHNYYPRHLWANTDSLVLEENAGTKKGIYAPQLIHEKTLDFIEFNKDNPFFLYVASIIPHAELAAPEEIMEKYRGKFPPEKAYEGVDDGPEYRNGPYESQKETHAAFVSMIHILDNQVGEIMAKLEQLGIADNTIVMFTSDNGPHTEGGADPDYFNSNGPFKGTKRDLYEGGIRVPLIVKWPGHVKPNTRTDHVSAFWDIFPTFAGIANMEVPPSLDGVSFLPTLLGEEKEQKEHEYLYWEFHEKGGRQAIRKGNWKAVKYNVFESTEDQMELYDLDADLGEENNIAKDYPEIVAEMKLLFKEARTPSEVFTFDQGTYLSVE from the coding sequence ATGACTAAAAAATTTCTCCATTTAGGATTACTTATATTCCTTATTTCCTGTGCATTTGCATGCAAAAACAAAGGTCAGCTAACTGAGGCCTCCAAAACAGACAGCACTCAGGAAAATGTAGCCAAACCCAATATTATTTACATCTTGGCCGATGACTTGGGTTATGGGGATTTAAGTGCCTATGGACAGCAAAAGTTTACAACACCCAACATAGATAAATTAGCCAGGCAAGGAATGCTTTTTACCGAACATTATTCCGGTAGTACGGTATGTGCTCCGTCTAGATCTGCATTGTTGACTGGTATGCACACAGGACATACCTTTGTACGTGGCAATAAGGAAATACAACCAGAGGGGCAGTATCCCATACCCGATAATACCTACACCTTGGCGGAGGCCATGAAAAAAGCTGGCTATGCCACTGGAGTTTTTGGTAAATGGGGGCTAGGATATCCAGGTTCGGAAGGGGATCCATTGAACCAAGGTTTCGATACTTTTTTTGGATACAATTGCCAACGCTTGGGGCATAATTACTACCCCCGCCACCTATGGGCCAATACGGACTCTTTAGTTCTGGAAGAAAATGCAGGAACAAAGAAAGGGATTTATGCACCACAACTAATACATGAAAAAACGCTCGATTTTATAGAGTTCAATAAGGATAATCCCTTCTTTCTTTATGTAGCATCTATTATACCACATGCAGAGCTTGCAGCTCCAGAGGAAATCATGGAAAAATACAGGGGTAAATTTCCTCCAGAAAAAGCTTATGAAGGGGTGGATGATGGACCGGAATACAGAAATGGTCCTTACGAATCACAGAAAGAAACCCATGCCGCATTTGTGTCTATGATTCATATATTGGACAATCAAGTTGGGGAGATCATGGCCAAATTGGAACAGTTGGGCATTGCCGACAATACCATAGTTATGTTTACCTCGGACAACGGTCCACACACTGAAGGTGGTGCCGATCCTGATTATTTTAATAGCAACGGTCCATTTAAGGGAACCAAACGGGATCTTTATGAAGGAGGAATCCGGGTTCCCCTTATAGTTAAGTGGCCAGGACATGTTAAACCAAATACCAGAACAGATCACGTTTCTGCATTCTGGGACATATTTCCAACATTTGCAGGTATTGCAAATATGGAAGTACCTCCTTCTTTAGATGGTGTTTCCTTTTTGCCTACCCTTTTGGGAGAGGAAAAAGAGCAAAAGGAACACGAATATTTGTATTGGGAGTTTCATGAGAAAGGCGGCAGACAAGCTATTAGAAAAGGCAATTGGAAAGCTGTAAAGTATAATGTTTTTGAATCGACCGAAGATCAGATGGAACTTTATGATCTGGATGCCGATCTGGGAGAAGAGAACAATATTGCCAAGGATTATCCGGAAATAGTAGCCGAAATGAAATTGCTTTTTAAGGAAGCTAGGACACCTTCCGAAGTGTTTACTTTTGATCAAGGTACCTATTTAAGTGTAGAATAA
- a CDS encoding (2Fe-2S)-binding protein, producing MPTYHLNVNSSRKMVETEADTPLLYVLRDYLELNGPKFGCGLAQCGSCKILVNGKSTNSCMIPISSIGDAEIITLEGLTTNKGKLHAVQQAFVDEQAAQCGYCLNGMVMTAVGLLNSNSNPDEMEIKTALQGNLCRCGTHTRIIRAIKTAAKSL from the coding sequence ATGCCAACCTACCACCTCAACGTCAACAGTTCCCGAAAAATGGTCGAGACGGAAGCCGACACCCCTTTACTATATGTCCTACGAGACTATCTGGAACTTAATGGTCCAAAATTTGGTTGTGGACTTGCACAATGTGGGTCGTGCAAAATCCTCGTGAACGGAAAGTCCACCAACAGCTGTATGATTCCAATATCCTCTATTGGGGATGCTGAAATAATCACCTTGGAAGGACTTACTACCAATAAAGGTAAGCTACATGCCGTGCAGCAGGCTTTTGTGGACGAGCAGGCTGCCCAATGCGGTTATTGCCTCAATGGTATGGTGATGACCGCGGTTGGACTTTTAAATTCCAACTCAAACCCAGATGAGATGGAAATCAAAACTGCACTGCAGGGTAACCTCTGTCGCTGCGGAACCCATACTAGGATCATCCGAGCTATTAAGACCGCAGCCAAAAGCCTATAA